One Pseudoalteromonas undina genomic region harbors:
- the tssK gene encoding type VI secretion system baseplate subunit TssK: protein MGDNTRVAWTEGMFLRPQHFQQADKYISNVIKQVCSGNLADPWGIIDISIDNELLNSGQFAVDALSAITPDLLPIDMPQSTSLPEPLVVNKDVFDEIVYLAIPALKNSGINISSADDNTVTRYKLNDLSVSDDLLGAQSQEIIQVAKVYSKLMLSSDDHSGYIVLPLARIIDVSSEGQIKLDAKYIPPSLKVGQCKPLSGLVREIGSMIKQRAESIAARLSQGYAGSTSVADFIMLQTLNKYDAIFNNLLSVNSLHPNVFYSRLIELAGELSTFSTANKRVPKLPNYDHTNLGQVFNEVVNFLYQSLSHVIEQTATEIKLEQSKFGISFGALKDKSILNSAQFVLAIKASVPHEELRKILPSQIKIGSVETIRDLVNNQIPGITISNLPTAPRQIPYHAGFHYFELNRHGEHWDKLRSSGGIAIHLSGNYPELQLSLWAIRT, encoded by the coding sequence ATGGGTGATAACACTCGTGTTGCTTGGACTGAAGGAATGTTTTTAAGACCTCAGCACTTTCAACAAGCAGATAAATATATTTCTAATGTTATCAAGCAAGTATGCAGTGGCAATCTTGCTGATCCGTGGGGAATAATCGATATAAGTATTGATAATGAATTGCTTAACAGCGGGCAGTTTGCTGTAGACGCATTATCAGCAATCACTCCAGATTTATTACCAATAGATATGCCTCAATCAACATCATTACCTGAACCGCTAGTGGTTAATAAAGATGTTTTTGATGAGATTGTTTATCTTGCTATCCCTGCGCTAAAAAATAGCGGGATTAATATATCTTCAGCCGACGATAACACCGTTACTCGGTATAAGCTCAATGACTTGTCAGTGAGTGATGATTTATTAGGGGCACAATCTCAGGAAATTATTCAAGTTGCGAAAGTGTATAGCAAATTGATGCTGTCTTCTGATGATCATTCAGGCTATATCGTATTACCTTTAGCTAGAATTATAGATGTGAGTAGTGAAGGGCAAATAAAGTTAGATGCTAAGTATATTCCTCCTTCTTTAAAAGTAGGGCAATGCAAACCTTTATCAGGGCTGGTCAGAGAAATTGGCTCAATGATAAAGCAGCGCGCTGAAAGTATAGCCGCTAGGCTCAGTCAAGGCTATGCAGGGAGTACCTCAGTTGCAGATTTTATCATGCTGCAAACACTAAATAAGTATGATGCGATATTTAATAACTTGCTTAGTGTCAATAGCTTACACCCTAATGTATTTTATAGTCGTTTAATTGAGCTTGCGGGCGAGTTGTCAACTTTCAGCACAGCTAATAAGAGGGTACCTAAATTACCTAATTATGATCATACTAATTTAGGACAGGTATTTAATGAAGTGGTTAACTTTTTATACCAATCGTTAAGCCATGTTATTGAGCAAACAGCAACTGAAATTAAACTTGAGCAAAGTAAATTTGGTATTTCTTTTGGTGCGTTAAAAGACAAGTCAATTCTCAATTCAGCTCAATTTGTTTTAGCAATCAAAGCAAGTGTGCCACATGAAGAATTAAGAAAAATTCTGCCTTCGCAAATAAAAATTGGCAGTGTAGAAACTATTCGAGATCTGGTAAATAACCAAATTCCAGGTATTACGATTAGCAATTTACCAACAGCACCAAGACAAATTCCTTATCATGCTGGTTTTCATTATTTTGAATTAAATAGGCATGGTGAACATTGGGATAAATTACGTTCCAGCGGGGGAATTGCTATTCACCTCTCAGGAAATTACCCAGAGCTACAACTAAGCCTTTGGGCGATAAGAACTTAA
- the tssA gene encoding type VI secretion system protein TssA: MFLFEEYISPISDTEFAGSDPRSDVSPTSTYYALKDLRNQLRAAERNALVDEEGIASLSRDWIPLLEQCSEAIKTESKDIEYLAWLIEGLCRVHGFKGIAFGFSVAKHLLEHHFESLYPTLDDGDEISDKVSALVGLNGSAGEGTLIIPIKSIYMTDSVSMDPFSFWEYQQGYDISRLSDEKREKKITQGAVDFEQLEKSAAETSTEFFVSLKNDIEDAIEKFAALSEVMDEVTGEPQPTSNIKQALEVSLAAVNHVAADKLEAAQIALDKANAEPEEEAVEDASEADAAQPKKRVSDEIDSRENAIKKLQEIATFFRKTEPHSPMSYTIEQVIRWSELSLPELLNELITDSDARTGYFKLSGIKISETET; encoded by the coding sequence ATGTTTTTATTTGAAGAGTATATTTCCCCTATTTCAGATACTGAGTTTGCAGGTAGTGATCCGCGCTCAGATGTCTCTCCAACGTCTACTTACTACGCCTTAAAAGATTTAAGAAACCAACTTCGTGCGGCTGAAAGAAATGCGTTAGTCGATGAGGAAGGAATTGCTTCGCTTTCTCGAGATTGGATTCCGTTACTTGAGCAATGTAGTGAGGCAATTAAAACCGAAAGTAAAGATATAGAATACCTAGCATGGCTAATTGAAGGCTTATGCCGCGTTCATGGCTTTAAAGGCATTGCGTTTGGTTTTAGTGTTGCTAAGCACCTTTTGGAACATCATTTTGAGTCACTTTATCCAACACTTGATGACGGTGATGAAATTTCAGACAAAGTGTCTGCATTAGTTGGCTTAAATGGCAGTGCTGGTGAAGGTACGTTAATTATTCCAATTAAAAGTATATACATGACAGACAGTGTCAGTATGGATCCATTTTCTTTTTGGGAATATCAGCAAGGTTATGACATTTCACGTTTAAGTGATGAAAAACGTGAAAAGAAGATAACCCAAGGCGCCGTTGATTTTGAACAGCTTGAAAAAAGTGCAGCCGAAACCAGTACTGAGTTTTTTGTATCTTTAAAAAATGATATTGAAGATGCGATAGAAAAGTTTGCCGCTTTGAGTGAGGTTATGGACGAGGTAACGGGTGAGCCACAACCTACGTCTAATATTAAACAAGCATTAGAAGTGAGCTTAGCTGCGGTAAACCATGTTGCAGCAGATAAACTTGAAGCAGCACAAATTGCATTAGATAAGGCAAATGCTGAGCCTGAAGAGGAAGCGGTTGAAGATGCGAGTGAAGCAGACGCAGCGCAACCTAAAAAGCGTGTCAGTGATGAGATTGATTCGAGAGAAAACGCAATAAAAAAACTTCAAGAAATTGCGACATTTTTCAGAAAGACTGAACCTCATTCACCAATGTCTTACACGATAGAACAAGTTATTCGATGGAGCGAATTATCGCTACCTGAGTTATTAAATGAGTTAATTACAGATAGTGATGCTAGGACTGGATACTTTAAGTTGTCTGGCATTAAGATCAGCGAAACTGAAACATAG
- the tagH gene encoding type VI secretion system-associated FHA domain protein TagH translates to MELILNITSYHRLSPEIEATKTVTDSLTFGRSEACDWHLPDPEKIISSKHGIIEKEGDSFYVYDNSTNGLFINFAVAPLGQGNKQRLSDSDVLTIGDFQVNVVLTSDQQADVSSSAPSHFQSVDTFATQNSQPAEQSIPSFDDSIMNESMPEISVTAQQTTDNHIPEDWDELTRLMNTDDFDIGNNVSNSSAPVDTPAPAPIQEPPRSNSHANEHKPDKQSAPIKNVVQNDKALSDAFLKGLGIKDELKNSLDNEKLWFEMGQGLNLLLTELMESLRQRAIVKNKLRLNHTMFQAEQNNPLKFSANIDDVIQNLFIKNSASFLSSNESIKESFIDTRKHEHALLAGADGVLKGMLSQVSPMQINQQANDNSNVLKIIPGQIESKCWKLYQSLYDDISQEVNTKGAMAMSDDFLKAYNDRIKETH, encoded by the coding sequence ATGGAACTGATACTAAACATCACTAGTTATCACAGACTTTCGCCTGAAATAGAAGCCACTAAAACTGTAACAGATTCATTAACTTTTGGTCGCTCTGAAGCGTGCGATTGGCATTTACCCGATCCCGAAAAAATAATCTCAAGTAAACACGGTATAATAGAAAAAGAAGGTGACTCTTTTTACGTATACGATAATTCAACTAATGGATTATTTATTAACTTTGCTGTAGCGCCGCTTGGTCAAGGCAACAAACAACGTTTGTCAGACAGTGACGTATTAACCATCGGCGATTTTCAAGTCAATGTAGTGCTAACATCAGATCAACAAGCTGATGTGAGTAGTTCTGCTCCAAGTCATTTTCAATCAGTAGATACTTTCGCTACGCAAAACTCTCAACCGGCTGAGCAGTCTATACCTTCATTCGATGACTCGATTATGAATGAGTCGATGCCTGAGATATCAGTGACTGCGCAACAAACAACAGATAATCATATTCCTGAAGACTGGGATGAATTAACGCGCCTTATGAATACCGATGACTTTGACATTGGCAATAATGTTAGCAATTCATCAGCACCTGTTGATACTCCTGCGCCTGCGCCTATTCAAGAACCTCCTCGTTCAAATAGCCACGCTAATGAGCACAAACCTGACAAACAGTCTGCACCAATAAAGAACGTAGTTCAAAATGACAAGGCGTTATCTGATGCGTTTTTAAAAGGGTTAGGGATTAAAGATGAGCTTAAAAATTCGTTAGATAATGAAAAACTGTGGTTTGAAATGGGCCAAGGCCTTAATTTATTACTCACTGAGCTTATGGAATCTTTACGTCAACGCGCGATTGTAAAAAACAAATTAAGATTGAACCATACGATGTTTCAGGCTGAACAAAACAATCCATTAAAATTTTCTGCCAATATTGATGACGTTATTCAGAACTTGTTCATAAAAAATAGTGCAAGCTTTCTGTCTTCGAATGAATCTATTAAAGAAAGCTTTATAGACACACGTAAGCATGAGCATGCTTTACTCGCTGGTGCAGATGGTGTGTTAAAAGGGATGTTATCGCAGGTTTCTCCCATGCAAATTAATCAACAGGCAAACGATAATTCTAACGTGTTAAAAATTATCCCTGGTCAAATAGAGTCTAAATGCTGGAAGTTATATCAAAGTTTATATGATGATATTTCTCAGGAAGTGAACACTAAAGGCGCCATGGCAATGTCTGATGATTTTTTAAAGGCATACAACGATCGAATCAAAGAAACGCACTAG
- a CDS encoding PP2C family protein-serine/threonine phosphatase, protein MISNLSTSYAITHRGAVRQLNEDAHVEINSHNLWVVADGMGGHEAGEVASQLVVDVIRTTVEKLRLEDLTVSHIVSAIEDANKQLTQYSAEYLSNKTAGSTVTALFVKNERYYILWAGDSRAYLLRNGKLTQVSRDHSQVNDLIDEGMISVEEAKSHPLSNVITRAVGVMDEVKVDVIEGEINKGDIFLLCSDGLTGELSDEDICLSLEPSSIIDSGMALMHSSLVRGAKDNVTCILVKYDDVDANQSIQSCNIQDEATIPLFTK, encoded by the coding sequence GTGATTAGTAATTTAAGTACAAGTTATGCCATTACTCATAGAGGTGCAGTGAGGCAGCTTAATGAAGATGCGCACGTGGAAATTAACAGCCATAACTTATGGGTCGTGGCTGACGGAATGGGTGGGCATGAAGCGGGTGAAGTTGCTAGTCAATTAGTGGTTGATGTGATTAGAACTACTGTTGAAAAGCTCAGGCTAGAGGACTTGACCGTAAGTCATATTGTTAGCGCTATAGAAGATGCAAATAAGCAACTAACTCAGTATAGCGCTGAATATTTAAGCAATAAAACAGCTGGCAGTACAGTAACAGCTTTGTTTGTTAAGAATGAGCGCTATTACATATTATGGGCTGGTGATAGCAGAGCCTACTTATTACGTAATGGCAAACTAACGCAAGTTTCTCGAGATCATAGTCAAGTTAATGACTTAATCGACGAGGGAATGATCTCTGTTGAAGAAGCTAAAAGCCACCCATTATCTAACGTTATTACCCGTGCTGTAGGGGTAATGGATGAAGTGAAAGTTGATGTAATTGAGGGTGAGATAAACAAAGGCGACATCTTTTTACTGTGTTCAGATGGCCTTACCGGTGAATTATCAGATGAAGACATATGTTTGTCATTAGAGCCCAGTAGTATTATTGATTCAGGAATGGCTTTAATGCACTCCTCGTTAGTCAGAGGTGCTAAAGATAATGTGACTTGTATTTTAGTGAAATATGATGATGTAGATGCCAATCAATCGATACAATCTTGCAATATACAAGATGAGGCAACGATTCCATTGTTCACTAAGTAG
- the tssJ gene encoding type VI secretion system lipoprotein TssJ translates to MYKVKLYLLSFSLLFLVMGCTTMNKIVPPSTDLIINVSKNVNPDTSERPSPVVMKIFELSSRTIFDTQDFFSLYDTPEKILGPDLLKKDELELQPDSIQQYKMSLNRNTRYVGVVVAYRNIDQARWRAVIEVDPTGYDDINVNVEAIATYMREQ, encoded by the coding sequence ATGTACAAAGTTAAGCTCTACTTATTGAGTTTTAGTTTACTATTTTTGGTTATGGGATGTACTACGATGAATAAAATCGTACCTCCTTCTACCGATCTGATCATTAATGTATCTAAAAATGTTAATCCAGATACGTCAGAACGTCCTTCTCCAGTGGTAATGAAAATTTTTGAGCTTAGCTCAAGAACTATTTTTGACACGCAGGACTTTTTTAGCTTGTACGACACACCAGAAAAAATCCTCGGACCTGACTTATTAAAAAAAGATGAATTAGAACTTCAGCCTGACTCAATACAACAATATAAAATGAGCCTTAATCGTAATACTCGTTACGTTGGGGTTGTTGTTGCTTATAGAAATATAGATCAAGCAAGGTGGAGAGCGGTTATAGAAGTTGACCCTACCGGCTATGACGATATCAATGTTAATGTAGAAGCAATTGCGACATACATGAGAGAGCAATAA
- the tssM gene encoding type VI secretion system membrane subunit TssM, translating to MSFSQKFKKITYALTSRTAMLIIGFLALSLLIWFGGPLIAVADYVPLAGVAARLLTILLIVLVFSVTKIYRLMQQSKRDEKMADELIDNNDANSSEVNEEITTLKTRMNEAIDLLKDVKLFKGKNIYQLPWYIMIGPPGAGKTTVIHNSGLDYPLKDKLGVDLVHGVGGTRNCDWWFTNKAVLIDTAGRYTTQSSHAKHDSRAWEGFLGLLRKHRPLRPINGVMISMGISELMSQTKTERNLHARAIKQRLQELQNQLGMTFPVYVIFSKVDLIEGFREFFGELTEEECEQVWGITFELDLDKDTQVDAFNKEFHALISKLTEMLNRRLINERNEAIRAKIFEFPRQLRVLQGVADDFLKEIFTPNAYEELPMFRGVYLTSATQEGTPSSFLNDASADKTDYINQSKSFFIKNVLESVIFPEQNLASTNKHHDKQNKWLRIASVSLACIALFGFSISWYFSFAWNSNLIDATDEAVATYQELDSSSFDRNNLLVLNDRLNALRNLPATNAQLIDPEDASSVGFNKLTEIKESSANAYKRSLQTYLEPFIANTLIKEMEAHPEHLSYLYETLRCYLMLFKPEYFESEDISVWFSAYLDRNLPGDLNMQTRNELMNHIAALLKEGVTQTEIDNQAVRVARAELTKLPIAERAYQRLQADFLDSSIPPFRLTDIISFESAQKFTFRNNGDLTRSIPGLYTFNGFHGIFNIEKGKMLGNLMASSWVYGQEASGTYDISKAEIEKKLEQRYFQDYIYYWQSFLDDLSLNQYSSPAEGVNITDVLAGSEAPIKNIINAVKKNVQLTKLPVSENQKVAGDIAANAAKVAMQTKANRIKRFLPDEAPKFEVQLPGYQVEEAFEDIIDIDIQQLDNIQKNLRELNIYLTKLDRGDQLKYSIKDQISGKSKPSFIRQLEYQSSDLPYPFNSWLLDISRDTSNITKNSANRHLNEIWKSKVLREYNAAIVGRYPFAPQAEKEVSIKDFTRFFGPNGTIDNFFNSYVAPSVDMSSSPWKFEKDIGISNNTLKMFEHAFKIQTAFFERGSDTPRIEFGLRTFNLDKTVSSLMIEIDGQSMIYRHGPLKVTNFVWPGASGQSKTRVVFTPPNGGRSINTTYQGEWSLYRMLDELSEKRSKTRQDLELHFSLMGNNAKVELLPSSIRHPFWNSSVEKFSCPTRL from the coding sequence ATGAGTTTCTCACAAAAATTTAAGAAAATAACCTACGCACTAACGTCTCGAACCGCTATGTTAATTATCGGTTTTTTAGCCTTATCATTATTAATTTGGTTTGGTGGTCCTTTAATTGCAGTGGCCGATTATGTTCCGCTTGCCGGTGTCGCAGCAAGACTATTAACTATTTTATTGATAGTTCTCGTTTTTTCAGTAACCAAAATTTATCGCCTTATGCAGCAAAGCAAACGTGATGAAAAAATGGCAGATGAGTTAATAGATAATAACGATGCAAACAGTAGTGAAGTTAACGAAGAAATAACCACCCTAAAAACCAGAATGAATGAAGCCATAGATTTACTCAAAGACGTAAAACTATTTAAAGGTAAAAATATATACCAATTACCTTGGTACATCATGATTGGTCCACCTGGCGCAGGTAAAACAACGGTTATTCATAACTCAGGCCTAGATTACCCATTAAAGGATAAGCTTGGGGTTGATTTAGTGCATGGTGTTGGTGGTACGCGCAATTGTGATTGGTGGTTTACCAATAAAGCGGTATTAATCGACACCGCAGGGCGTTACACAACGCAAAGTAGCCACGCTAAACACGACTCTAGAGCATGGGAAGGCTTTCTCGGCTTATTAAGAAAGCATCGCCCATTACGCCCTATAAATGGGGTAATGATCAGTATGGGGATTTCTGAACTTATGAGTCAGACCAAAACTGAACGAAATCTTCATGCGCGTGCTATAAAACAACGCCTTCAAGAATTACAAAACCAGCTTGGTATGACATTTCCCGTTTATGTTATTTTTTCTAAAGTAGACTTAATTGAAGGATTCAGAGAGTTCTTTGGCGAACTTACTGAGGAAGAATGTGAGCAAGTTTGGGGGATCACCTTTGAGCTTGATTTAGATAAAGATACCCAAGTCGATGCATTCAATAAAGAATTCCACGCTTTAATTTCTAAACTTACAGAGATGTTGAACCGTCGATTGATCAATGAGCGTAATGAAGCTATTCGAGCTAAAATCTTTGAGTTCCCCAGACAGTTGCGTGTGTTACAAGGCGTTGCTGATGACTTCTTAAAAGAGATTTTTACTCCTAACGCCTATGAAGAGTTACCTATGTTTAGAGGCGTGTATTTAACCAGCGCTACTCAAGAGGGTACCCCTTCGAGCTTTTTAAATGATGCAAGTGCAGATAAAACCGATTACATAAACCAATCTAAAAGCTTTTTTATTAAAAACGTTTTAGAGAGCGTTATTTTCCCTGAGCAAAACTTAGCAAGCACTAACAAACACCATGATAAGCAGAATAAGTGGCTTCGAATTGCTAGTGTGTCACTTGCGTGTATTGCTTTGTTCGGTTTTTCAATTTCTTGGTATTTTAGCTTTGCGTGGAATAGCAACTTAATTGATGCCACAGATGAAGCAGTTGCCACGTACCAAGAACTAGACTCATCGTCTTTTGATAGAAATAATCTACTGGTACTAAATGACAGACTAAATGCATTAAGAAACTTGCCAGCAACCAATGCTCAGTTAATTGATCCTGAAGATGCATCTTCAGTTGGCTTTAATAAGCTTACTGAAATTAAAGAGTCTTCTGCTAATGCTTACAAACGTTCTTTGCAAACCTATTTAGAGCCCTTCATTGCAAACACGTTAATAAAGGAAATGGAGGCTCACCCAGAGCATCTTAGCTATTTATATGAAACGCTCAGATGCTACTTAATGCTATTTAAACCTGAATATTTTGAAAGTGAAGATATTTCCGTTTGGTTTAGTGCATATTTAGATAGAAATTTGCCTGGTGATTTGAACATGCAGACGCGTAATGAGTTGATGAATCATATTGCTGCGTTGTTAAAAGAGGGCGTAACACAAACCGAAATAGATAATCAGGCGGTTCGCGTAGCTCGTGCAGAACTCACTAAACTACCGATTGCAGAAAGAGCATACCAGCGACTTCAAGCTGATTTTCTTGATAGCAGTATTCCGCCTTTCAGATTAACCGATATTATTAGCTTTGAAAGTGCGCAAAAGTTTACTTTTCGTAATAATGGTGATTTAACGCGCAGTATTCCGGGGCTATACACTTTTAACGGTTTTCATGGCATTTTTAATATTGAAAAAGGAAAAATGCTTGGCAACTTAATGGCTAGTAGCTGGGTGTATGGTCAAGAAGCCTCTGGCACGTATGATATTTCTAAAGCAGAGATAGAAAAGAAGCTAGAGCAACGTTACTTTCAAGATTATATCTATTATTGGCAGTCGTTTTTAGATGACTTGAGTCTTAATCAATACAGCTCACCTGCTGAGGGTGTGAATATTACTGATGTATTAGCAGGCTCCGAAGCGCCAATAAAAAATATCATCAATGCAGTTAAAAAGAATGTTCAACTAACTAAGCTACCTGTTTCTGAAAATCAAAAAGTCGCAGGGGATATTGCGGCTAATGCAGCTAAAGTTGCGATGCAAACGAAAGCAAATCGAATCAAACGCTTCTTACCTGACGAAGCGCCTAAGTTTGAGGTACAGCTACCGGGCTATCAAGTCGAAGAGGCGTTTGAAGATATTATCGATATAGACATTCAGCAGCTTGATAATATTCAGAAAAACTTAAGAGAGTTGAATATTTATCTAACTAAACTTGATAGAGGTGATCAGCTTAAATACTCAATTAAAGATCAAATAAGTGGTAAGAGTAAACCGAGTTTTATTCGCCAATTAGAGTACCAAAGTAGTGATTTGCCTTATCCGTTTAATAGTTGGTTGCTTGATATAAGTAGAGATACTAGCAACATCACCAAAAATAGTGCTAACAGACATTTAAATGAAATTTGGAAAAGCAAAGTGTTGCGCGAGTATAACGCGGCAATTGTGGGGCGTTACCCATTTGCTCCGCAGGCAGAAAAAGAAGTCAGCATTAAAGACTTTACTCGCTTCTTTGGCCCCAATGGCACCATAGATAACTTTTTTAATAGCTATGTAGCTCCGAGTGTGGACATGAGCTCTAGCCCGTGGAAATTTGAAAAAGATATTGGTATTAGCAATAACACCTTAAAAATGTTTGAGCACGCTTTCAAAATTCAAACCGCATTTTTTGAACGTGGTAGTGACACACCCCGAATTGAGTTTGGCTTACGTACTTTTAATTTAGATAAAACGGTATCTAGTTTAATGATTGAAATTGATGGCCAGTCAATGATTTACCGTCATGGTCCACTCAAAGTTACAAACTTTGTATGGCCTGGCGCCAGTGGCCAAAGTAAAACTCGCGTTGTGTTTACACCGCCAAACGGTGGGCGTTCAATTAACACGACTTATCAAGGCGAGTGGTCACTTTATCGAATGCTAGATGAGCTCAGTGAAAAGCGCAGCAAAACCCGTCAAGATCTAGAGTTACATTTCTCTTTGATGGGGAACAATGCAAAAGTAGAATTACTGCCTAGCTCAATCAGGCATCCGTTTTGGAACAGCAGTGTAGAGAAGTTTTCATGTCCGACCCGATTGTAG
- the tagF gene encoding type VI secretion system-associated protein TagF, giving the protein MSDPIVDIGYLGKVPCLGDFVQDNVTKEFSEHWEQWLQAAIAVSKEQLGDVWQESYLTGPVWHFALSPNIVGDTGIMGTLLPSMDAVGRHYPLTVTRATHIAPVDVLHSGVFSLEYEDAVLKVLDGSVDLFSWRKELASTLSEVAANKKQVSYANSKDKNKQAVALEFSGTELSDHILQDAMHAILHKKYGDYSVWWTHGSCNIKPMVLITSALPPVNQVAAMLDGRWKHWEWNYTQVKNSD; this is encoded by the coding sequence ATGTCCGACCCGATTGTAGATATTGGTTATCTTGGCAAGGTGCCTTGTTTAGGCGACTTTGTTCAAGATAACGTAACTAAAGAGTTTTCAGAGCATTGGGAGCAATGGTTACAAGCTGCCATTGCTGTGAGCAAAGAGCAACTTGGTGATGTTTGGCAAGAAAGCTACCTAACAGGCCCTGTTTGGCACTTTGCCTTAAGCCCCAATATTGTGGGTGATACTGGCATTATGGGTACGTTATTGCCCAGTATGGATGCAGTAGGAAGGCACTATCCACTAACAGTAACTCGTGCAACTCATATTGCTCCGGTTGATGTGCTTCATTCTGGTGTTTTTTCATTAGAGTACGAAGATGCTGTTCTTAAAGTACTTGATGGCTCTGTGGATTTGTTCTCTTGGCGAAAAGAACTAGCCAGTACATTAAGTGAAGTTGCTGCAAATAAAAAGCAAGTAAGTTATGCCAATTCAAAAGATAAAAACAAGCAAGCAGTCGCACTAGAGTTTTCAGGCACAGAGTTAAGCGATCATATATTACAAGATGCCATGCATGCGATTTTACATAAAAAGTATGGTGATTACAGTGTTTGGTGGACTCATGGTTCTTGTAATATTAAGCCTATGGTACTGATCACTTCAGCTTTGCCGCCGGTTAATCAAGTAGCCGCTATGCTCGATGGACGTTGGAAGCATTGGGAATGGAACTACACACAGGTAAAGAATAGTGATTAG
- the tssL gene encoding type VI secretion system protein TssL, long form yields the protein MDETIIKPRPGRLGRNTPSSNPAQNDADKTVMSVEPPSSKPLGSNKVSIFKNPLLEAATDCFSLVISINQSLEMSNLAALKHRCVEAIKRFEVEVRNQHLSKEVINNSRYCLCAILDESVLNSKWSSMEWADESLLSTFHKETFGGEYFYTLLDSGLGQPERNQQFLELQYHCLNLGFKGKYRLGAGGDTKIEEYRSQLYHLLNQLNGPINNKLSPNWKQRVAAGVELRNQVPLWVIFSVLGLILLMIYLSINMKLNNDVVAINEKLAGIHPLAVNQMVDKKDQQLRVLEQLLQTEIKMGIVAVAKTSDGIRITINSENLFKQGDAQLLPSFQPILEKLALSLEGTKGRVLITGHTDDLPISTDTYPSNWHLSLARATQVANLMAKSTNLSGRLWPEGKGAAEPIASNSDSASRSLNRRIEIDLLF from the coding sequence ATGGACGAAACCATTATCAAACCTCGCCCAGGTCGATTAGGGCGAAATACGCCAAGTAGTAATCCGGCACAAAATGATGCTGATAAAACAGTGATGTCGGTCGAGCCACCTTCTTCAAAGCCATTAGGTAGTAACAAAGTATCGATATTTAAAAATCCTTTGTTAGAAGCAGCAACCGATTGTTTTTCTCTTGTAATTTCAATTAATCAATCGCTTGAAATGAGCAACCTCGCAGCGCTTAAACATCGTTGTGTTGAGGCAATCAAACGATTTGAAGTGGAAGTTCGCAATCAGCACTTATCAAAAGAAGTGATCAATAATTCCCGCTATTGTTTGTGTGCCATTCTTGATGAGTCTGTATTGAACTCAAAGTGGAGTTCAATGGAATGGGCAGATGAAAGTCTACTTTCTACTTTTCATAAAGAAACATTTGGCGGTGAATATTTTTATACGTTACTTGATTCAGGCTTAGGTCAACCAGAAAGAAATCAACAGTTTTTAGAGTTGCAATATCACTGCTTAAATTTAGGGTTTAAAGGTAAATATCGCCTAGGTGCCGGCGGTGATACAAAAATCGAAGAATATCGTTCACAACTTTATCATTTATTAAATCAACTTAATGGGCCAATTAACAACAAGCTGTCTCCAAACTGGAAGCAAAGAGTAGCAGCCGGTGTTGAACTGAGAAATCAAGTTCCGCTATGGGTTATATTTTCTGTATTGGGGCTAATATTATTGATGATCTATTTATCAATAAATATGAAACTAAATAATGATGTTGTTGCGATTAATGAAAAGCTAGCCGGTATTCACCCCTTAGCAGTCAACCAGATGGTTGATAAAAAAGATCAGCAATTACGTGTCCTTGAACAGTTGTTGCAAACAGAAATTAAAATGGGGATTGTTGCCGTTGCTAAAACCTCAGATGGGATCCGCATTACAATCAACAGTGAAAACTTGTTTAAGCAAGGAGACGCGCAACTTCTCCCTTCATTCCAGCCTATTTTAGAAAAGTTAGCGTTAAGCCTAGAAGGAACTAAAGGGCGAGTCCTCATAACAGGTCATACAGATGATTTACCAATTAGTACTGATACGTACCCTTCTAATTGGCATCTATCTTTAGCCAGAGCAACACAAGTTGCTAATTTAATGGCTAAAAGCACCAACTTGAGCGGCCGTCTATGGCCAGAAGGAAAGGGCGCAGCAGAGCCTATCGCCAGCAATTCAGATTCAGCTTCTCGGTCGTTAAACCGCAGAATTGAAATCGATCTATTATTTTAA